Proteins from one Tenrec ecaudatus isolate mTenEca1 chromosome 8, mTenEca1.hap1, whole genome shotgun sequence genomic window:
- the NCBP2AS2 gene encoding protein NCBP2AS2 — translation MVLRRLLAALLHSPQLVERLSESRPIRRAAQLTAFALLQIQLRGQDAARRVRGLAAGPAGSLGRRAARFKDTFNQELRRGLRDRPRSPPGSQRGPGADP, via the coding sequence ATGGTGTTGCGGCGGCTGCTCGCGGCGCTCCTGCACAGCCCGCAGCTGGTCGAGCGCCTTTCCGAGTCCCGGCCCATCCGGCGTGCGGCGCAGCTCACGGCCTTCGCGCTGCTGCAGATCCAGCTGCGCGGCCAGGATGCGGCTCGCCGCGTGCGGGGGCTTGCGGCGGGGCCTGCGGGTTCCTTAGGCCGCCGCGCTGCCCGCTTCAAGGATACCTTCAACCAGGAGCTGCGCCGCGGCCTTCGGGACCGTCCGAGGTCACCACCGGGCAGCCAGAGGGGCCCGGGCGCAGACCCCTAA